A window of the Stigmatella aurantiaca genome harbors these coding sequences:
- a CDS encoding LysR family transcriptional regulator — MRRSHLLDLSAFTVVAAEGSFTRAAIKLGMSQSALSHAMKALEQRLGVRLLSRTTRSVAATEAGEELLKTLRPAFEGIDAGLAQLGRRSASP, encoded by the coding sequence ATGAGGCGGAGTCATCTGTTGGACTTGTCGGCGTTCACCGTCGTGGCGGCCGAGGGCAGCTTCACGCGGGCGGCCATCAAGCTGGGCATGTCCCAATCCGCGCTCAGCCACGCCATGAAGGCGCTGGAGCAGCGGCTCGGCGTGCGGCTGCTGTCACGGACCACCCGCAGTGTGGCGGCCACGGAAGCAGGGGAGGAACTGCTCAAGACGCTGCGCCCCGCCTTCGAGGGCATTGACGCGGGCCTGGCCCAGCTGGGCAGAAGGTCCGCCTCACCATGA
- a CDS encoding SDR family NAD(P)-dependent oxidoreductase yields the protein MSKVWFITGATRGIGAELARAVLAAGDSVVATGRKAEAVIEALGTSNRLLATPLDVTRPGQPEDAVRVALGKFGRIDVLVNNAGYGLVGALEECSAEELAAQFNTNVLGLAAVTRAVLPVLRAQKSGHIFNVSSAAGFAGYPGASSYSATKFAVEGLSEGLAHEVAPLGIKVTIVEPGYFRTGFLTDNSAVYAKTVIGDYDATAGAMRRGSQAMNGNQEGDPRKLAQAFLTLAAAQKPPLRFTAGRDAVEQLEQTLATRREEMMPWLELAVSLAHDGSPKGSLR from the coding sequence ATGTCGAAAGTCTGGTTCATCACGGGCGCTACGCGCGGTATCGGTGCCGAACTCGCCCGGGCCGTGCTGGCAGCCGGTGACTCGGTGGTGGCCACGGGCCGCAAGGCCGAGGCCGTCATCGAGGCGCTGGGAACTTCGAACCGGCTGCTCGCCACCCCGTTGGATGTCACGCGGCCAGGACAGCCCGAGGACGCCGTACGGGTGGCCCTCGGAAAGTTCGGCCGCATCGACGTCCTCGTCAACAACGCCGGGTACGGGCTGGTGGGCGCGCTGGAGGAATGCAGCGCCGAGGAGCTCGCCGCGCAGTTCAATACCAACGTGCTCGGCCTCGCAGCAGTGACGCGGGCCGTGCTGCCGGTGCTGCGCGCACAGAAGTCAGGCCACATCTTCAACGTGTCCTCAGCGGCGGGCTTTGCTGGCTACCCCGGCGCCTCGAGCTATTCCGCGACCAAGTTCGCCGTGGAGGGCTTGAGCGAAGGCCTCGCGCACGAAGTCGCCCCGCTGGGAATCAAGGTGACGATCGTCGAGCCAGGCTACTTCCGCACCGGGTTCCTGACGGACAACTCCGCCGTCTACGCGAAGACGGTCATCGGCGACTACGACGCGACGGCGGGGGCGATGCGCCGGGGCTCCCAGGCCATGAATGGCAACCAGGAGGGAGACCCCCGCAAGCTGGCCCAGGCGTTTCTGACCCTGGCTGCCGCACAGAAGCCTCCCCTTCGCTTTACCGCTGGAAGGGACGCCGTGGAGCAGTTGGAGCAGACCCTCGCCACCAGACGAGAGGAGATGATGCCCTGGCTCGAGCTTGCGGTCTCGCTTGCCCACGACGGCTCGCCGAAAGGCTCACTCCGGTAG
- a CDS encoding LysR substrate-binding domain-containing protein — protein MTKQAARSVIQPMLPGFLAAYPDIQVEVFVDDRFTDIVTGRFDAGIRFGQKVAKDMVSVRVGPDLRAAVVASPAYLAQRSAPRTPRDLVHHRCINYRMARTGGLYAWEFKEKGRRFEVRVEGSLVFNDGDLLEAAAVSGQGIAYIWEDQAAPYLASGRLVRLLEAWCPPFPGYCLYYPSRRQTPPALAAFLQALRSPKPS, from the coding sequence ATGACCAAGCAGGCTGCCCGGTCCGTGATTCAACCGATGCTGCCCGGCTTCCTGGCCGCCTATCCCGACATCCAGGTGGAGGTCTTCGTCGATGATCGCTTCACCGACATCGTCACGGGCCGGTTCGACGCGGGCATCCGCTTTGGCCAGAAGGTGGCCAAGGACATGGTCTCGGTCCGCGTGGGTCCGGACCTCCGGGCGGCGGTCGTGGCGTCCCCGGCCTATCTGGCCCAGCGGTCCGCGCCGCGAACCCCCCGCGACCTGGTCCACCATCGCTGCATCAACTACCGCATGGCCCGCACCGGGGGGCTCTACGCGTGGGAGTTCAAGGAGAAGGGCCGCCGCTTCGAGGTCCGCGTCGAGGGCTCGCTGGTGTTCAACGATGGTGACTTGCTAGAGGCGGCGGCCGTGAGCGGCCAGGGCATCGCCTACATCTGGGAGGATCAGGCCGCCCCGTACCTGGCCAGTGGCCGATTGGTGCGTCTGCTGGAGGCGTGGTGCCCGCCCTTCCCAGGGTACTGTCTCTACTACCCGAGCCGGCGCCAGACGCCCCCGGCCCTGGCGGCCTTCCTTCAGGCCCTGCGCTCCCCCAAGCCTTCGTGA
- a CDS encoding succinate dehydrogenase: MSTEAAALPRKTPLFQSRLGSFLAVVPLSFWVVNHLWDNLAAFAGAEAWQTAVTGQRDPFTQALTFIFVLVPLLMHTGWGIVRLFSFKPNNLAYNNYGNLKYILQRITAAGVLAFLGAHLWLAFLRPHLFHGGPEPFADIAREMRFHGPTLFVYILGTLGTAYHLANGLQNFGMSWGIFASERSMRRFEPAVIIIFLVLLAMAWGSLYALYQAGSALGPAPTP; this comes from the coding sequence ATGAGCACCGAAGCCGCAGCCCTGCCTCGCAAGACGCCGCTCTTTCAGTCCCGCCTGGGCTCGTTCCTCGCGGTGGTTCCCCTGTCTTTCTGGGTCGTCAACCACCTCTGGGACAACCTCGCCGCCTTCGCCGGCGCCGAAGCCTGGCAGACGGCCGTCACCGGGCAGAGAGACCCCTTCACGCAGGCCCTCACCTTCATCTTCGTCCTGGTGCCGCTGCTGATGCACACCGGGTGGGGCATCGTCCGGTTGTTCAGCTTCAAGCCCAACAACCTGGCCTACAACAACTACGGCAACCTCAAGTACATCCTGCAGCGCATCACCGCCGCGGGCGTGCTGGCCTTCCTCGGAGCCCACCTGTGGCTGGCCTTCCTGCGCCCCCACCTGTTCCACGGCGGCCCGGAGCCCTTCGCGGACATCGCCCGGGAGATGCGCTTCCACGGCCCCACGCTCTTCGTCTACATCCTGGGCACCCTGGGCACCGCGTACCACCTGGCCAACGGCCTGCAGAACTTCGGCATGTCCTGGGGCATCTTCGCCAGCGAGCGCTCCATGCGCCGCTTCGAGCCCGCCGTCATCATCATCTTCCTGGTGCTCCTGGCCATGGCCTGGGGCAGCCTCTACGCGCTCTACCAGGCGGGCAGCGCGCTCGGCCCCGCCCCCACCCCGTAG